A DNA window from Salvelinus sp. IW2-2015 unplaced genomic scaffold, ASM291031v2 Un_scaffold1618, whole genome shotgun sequence contains the following coding sequences:
- the pde12 gene encoding LOW QUALITY PROTEIN: 2',5'-phosphodiesterase 12 (The sequence of the model RefSeq protein was modified relative to this genomic sequence to represent the inferred CDS: inserted 2 bases in 1 codon; substituted 1 base at 1 genomic stop codon), with translation MLNYLTTASRLFXRNTVPISTRGNYNIICRFYRRMDRAVVRCVPWESKLTISFVLDGSNKHMLRDQTEELGKALARIANSIIKGQGKAKKYKKNKGAPTDAQEPAAAVRLFYNGDFVAEDAINSDAWQDGAVLHVGDSKYTVERNPPTFTTAELPASLLAGFPVCPKLKVEFGDLKDCQFKWFKESKSGAGDEERRGENGWTEAGSERVFIPSNMDIGSKLKLTCTPGDGKRCGXDKELVTTGTVEAGPGSCTFDNRHMYTNKVTDDMTIRVVSYNILADVYAQTDLSKTVLYPYCTPYALELDYRQSLIKKELSGYNADVICLQEVDKNVFSDSLSPALDAFGFDGVFRIKEKQHEGLATYYRRSKFKLLSQHDIMLSEALTSDPIHEELLDRVNSNPALKEKVMQRSTTLQVQXCPSLSDDTSKKICVANTHXLLHPKGGNVRLVQMSVALKQLQQVITQSYPDASLLFCGDFNSTPSSGVFQLVSQGVLHSTHPDWRSNGPDELCPMEVSNPFQLSSACGEPAYTNYVGGFHGCLDYIFMDPRVLQVDQMIPLPSHQEITTCQALPSVSHPSDHIALVCDLRWN, from the exons ATGTTAAACTATTTGACAACCGCGTCCAGATTATTTYTCCGAAACACCGTGCCCATCTCGACGAGGGGTAACTACAACATAATTTGTCGGTTTTACAGGAGAATGGATCGAGCCGTGGTAAGATGTGTCCCGTGGGAATCCAAACTCACTATTTCCTTCGTCCTTGATGGGAGCAACAAACACATGCTCAGGGACCAGACGGAGGAGCTAGGCAAAGCACTGGCACGGATMGCAAACAGTATCATCAAGGGCCAGGGCAAAGCTAAAAAATATAAGAAAAACAAAGGTGCGCCCACAGACGCCCAGGAGCCCGCWGCAGCGGTGAGGCTGTTCTACAACGGAGACTTTGTGGCAGAGGATGCTATAAACTCCGATGCCTGGCAGGATGGGGCAGTTTTACACGTGGGGGACAGTAAGTACACAGTGGAGAGGAACCCTCCCACATTCACCACGGCAGAGCTGCCCGCTTCTCTACTGGCCGGGTTCCCCGTGTGCCCGAAGCTCAAGGTAGAATTCGGGGATTTGAAAGACTGTCAGTTTAAATGGTTCAAGGAGAGCAAGTCCGGTGCAGGTGACGAGGAGCGTCGTGGAGAGAATGGTTGGACCGAGGCGGGGAGCGAACGGGTGTTTATCCCSTCCAATATGGACATTGGCTCCAAGCTTAAACTGACATGCACGCCGGGTGACGGCAAACGGTGTGGGAYGGACAAGGAGTTAGTAACCACCGGTACAGTCGAGGCAGGGCCTGGTTCCTGTACCTTTGACAACAGACACATGTACACCAACAAGGTCACAGATGACATGACCATCAGAGTAGTGTCATACAACATCTTAGCTGACGTTTACGCACAAACAGACCTCTCCAAAACCGTCCTGTACCCTTATTGTACTCCCTACGCATTGGAACTGGACTACAGGCAAAGTCTGATCAAAAAAGAACTGTCCGGCTATAACGCTGACGTCATCTGCCTTCAGGAAGTGGATAAGAACGTGTTCTCCGACAGTCTGTCTCCGGCCCTGGATGCGTTCGGCTTTGACGGGGTCTTCAGGATWAAGGAGAAGCAGCACGAAGGTTTGGCCACCTACTACAGGAGGTCAAAGTTTAAACTACTCAGTCAACACGACATCATGCTGAGTGAAGCGCTGACGTCAGACCCTATCCACGAAGAACTGTTGGACAGAGTGAACAGCAACCCTGCCTTGAAGGAGAAGGTGATGCAGAGATCTACCACACTACAGGTACA GTAGTGTCCTTCACTATCTGACGATACATCCAAGAAGATCTGTGTTGCCAACACCCA TCTACTGCATCCCAAAG GTGGGAATGTGCGTCTGGTCCAGATGTCAGTAGCTCTGAAACAGCTGCAGCAGGTGATCACCCAGAGTTACCCCGACGCCTCGCTCCTCTTCTGCGGGGACTTCAACAGCACCCCGTCCTCGGGGGTCTTCCAGCTGGTGAGCCAGGGGGTTCTGCACAGCACCCACCCAGACTGGCGCTCCAACGGACCGGACGAGCTCTGTCCCATGGAGGTCTCCAACCCCTTCCAGCTGAGTAGCGCCTGCGGGGAGCCGGCCTATACTAACTACGTGGGGGGATTCCACGGCTGCCTGGACTATATCTTCATGGACCCGCGGGTGCTGCAGGTAGATCAGATGATCCCTCTGCCCAGCCACCAGGAGATCACTACCTGTCAGGCCCTCCCCAGCGTCTCACACCCCTCTGACCACATAGCACTGGTCTGTGACCTCAGGTGGAACTGA